A window of the Brumimicrobium sp. genome harbors these coding sequences:
- a CDS encoding class I SAM-dependent methyltransferase, with product MQRNFRTSTQTIEVTDLGSGSKKLNKVRKVKDIASISGINHKYGKLLYKLVKYYPIQHILELGTSLGLGTFLLTSAKDTVNTITVEGCPNTSKFAMENFPLTQKHRVQFINDSFENFLMAYNQETKFDLVFIDGDHSKRSLLRQLELLEPLTHDETIFVLDDIRWTSDMLEGWKSLQNNSDYHLTIDLFRIGIILKRKHQQKEHFIIRY from the coding sequence ATGCAAAGAAACTTCCGTACTTCCACACAAACCATTGAGGTTACAGATCTTGGCTCTGGTTCCAAAAAATTAAATAAAGTCCGTAAAGTCAAAGATATTGCAAGTATATCAGGGATAAATCATAAATATGGAAAGTTACTTTATAAGTTAGTTAAATACTACCCTATTCAACATATATTAGAACTAGGGACATCGTTAGGGTTAGGTACTTTTCTTTTGACATCCGCTAAAGATACAGTAAACACAATCACCGTAGAAGGCTGTCCAAATACCAGTAAATTTGCTATGGAAAATTTTCCTCTTACTCAGAAACACAGAGTCCAATTCATAAATGATTCCTTTGAAAATTTCTTAATGGCATATAATCAAGAAACAAAATTCGATTTAGTTTTTATTGATGGAGACCACAGTAAAAGGAGTTTATTACGCCAATTAGAGTTATTAGAACCACTCACCCATGACGAAACTATCTTCGTATTGGATGATATTCGCTGGACTTCTGATATGCTCGAAGGATGGAAATCTCTCCAAAACAATTCGGACTATCATCTCACGATAGATCTTTTTCGAATTGGAATTATACTCAAACGAAAACACCAACAAAAAGAACATTTTATTATTAGATACTAA
- a CDS encoding DUF4301 family protein, translating to MEIKENSAVIEKYRALTFGEQPEVILERPCKMDDGIIHHADFEKNKFRFIFSSSEQEITFFIPASGSGSRMFNFLYDFLDNPTEESRGNTEKFLNSISDFAFFELLPYALKKKVKNYDVNLDEFISYLLKSSGLGLGDLPKGLIPFHRSRSFILNAFQEQLLQGLRVKDDDISFHFTINKEYEGKIKDALLAIQHLTGRRCNITWSEQNISTNSIAFDDSQQVVYANNEEILTRPSGHGALLNNLDAINSDIIFIKNIDNVQHEIYSQDSIDLFKYLGGLLIEFKKELKAAYLSDNQRDELTMLNERYQFISPDMSFINMSKDQLDAIVLRPIRICGMVKNEGQPGGGPFWVNEGGIISKQIVEKAQINNKGEQYKIMVQSQYFNPVLMAVSTTDIFGNKLSLTNFSDPNKYFKVEKTHLNKTIHFIELPGLWNGSMANWTSVFVDAPSTAFTPVKTVLDLLTNAHTESKP from the coding sequence ATGGAAATTAAAGAAAATTCTGCTGTGATAGAAAAATATAGAGCGCTGACCTTTGGGGAACAACCTGAGGTGATATTAGAAAGACCTTGTAAAATGGATGATGGGATTATTCATCATGCAGATTTTGAGAAGAATAAGTTTCGTTTTATTTTTAGCAGTTCTGAACAAGAAATCACTTTCTTTATTCCAGCATCTGGCTCTGGTTCGCGAATGTTTAATTTTTTGTATGATTTCTTAGATAATCCAACGGAAGAATCTAGAGGGAATACAGAAAAATTTCTTAATTCTATTTCGGATTTTGCTTTCTTTGAGTTATTGCCCTATGCATTAAAGAAAAAAGTAAAAAATTACGATGTAAACCTAGATGAATTTATTTCTTATTTGCTGAAGTCATCTGGTCTTGGTTTAGGAGATTTACCTAAAGGACTCATTCCTTTTCATCGCTCTCGGAGTTTTATTTTAAATGCCTTTCAAGAGCAGTTATTGCAAGGATTACGCGTTAAAGATGATGATATTTCTTTCCATTTTACAATCAATAAGGAATATGAAGGGAAGATAAAAGATGCGCTTTTAGCTATTCAACATTTAACAGGTCGTAGATGCAATATAACTTGGTCAGAACAGAATATATCGACTAATTCCATTGCTTTTGACGATAGTCAACAAGTTGTATATGCCAATAACGAAGAGATTCTTACCCGGCCATCTGGACACGGTGCCTTATTGAACAATTTGGATGCAATTAATAGTGATATCATCTTTATAAAGAATATTGATAATGTACAACATGAAATTTATTCACAAGATTCTATAGATTTATTCAAATATTTAGGTGGATTATTGATTGAATTTAAAAAAGAACTCAAAGCTGCATACTTAAGTGATAACCAACGAGATGAACTGACTATGCTAAACGAAAGATATCAATTTATTAGTCCAGATATGTCGTTTATAAACATGAGTAAAGATCAATTAGATGCTATTGTTTTACGACCTATACGAATCTGTGGTATGGTTAAAAATGAGGGTCAACCTGGTGGTGGACCATTTTGGGTGAATGAAGGAGGGATAATATCTAAACAAATTGTAGAAAAGGCTCAAATCAATAATAAAGGAGAACAATATAAGATTATGGTTCAGAGTCAATACTTTAACCCTGTCTTGATGGCTGTTTCCACGACGGATATTTTTGGAAATAAACTCTCTTTAACTAATTTCTCTGATCCTAATAAATATTTTAAGGTAGAAAAAACACATTTAAATAAAACTATTCATTTCATTGAATTACCAGGACTATGGAATGGAAGTATGGCTAATTGGACAAGTGTTTTTGTAGATGCTCCTTCCACTGCTTTTACACCTGTAAAGACAGTATTGGATTTATTAACTAATGCACATACTGAATCTAAACCATAG
- a CDS encoding glycosyltransferase — MNIIELVDTVLGEPTWMFNWGDAFGRENYFSHLLAKIILVIYGLCLVLIFLYSVLQLSLAVNYKKNQIKDKRKPLDFNPEKAPFVTIQLPMFNELYVAERIIEQVAQMDYPLDKFEIQVLDDSTDETVDVIAKKVIEVREKYGVNIEHIHRTNRIGYKAGALAAALPAAKGEFVAIFDVDFLPDTDFLQKTITEFEAENIGVVQTRWGHINKHFSILTELQAFGLDGHFAIEQVGRNSVGHFINFNGTGGIWRKACIEDAGGWQHDTLTEDLDLSYRAQMKGWKFIYLEDVIAPAELPITMSALKGQQHRWMKGGAECFRKMGKRLLTAKGIKFSDRIHGLSHLFNSSIFIFIVIMSLLSLPILHIKDSFEDLNFIIQFGSIFILSTLFLMYYYWNSYREKTADKRKTRWQFFVRFFQFLTVSMGLSLNNAVAVIEGYMGIKSSFVRTPKFNVSTIKDGKIENKYDKKDISLVTIFEGILCLLFGITAINRLAYGDIGMVPFHAMLAIGYGTVFYHSIAEVHDSSFAIVPKLNAKTSNVNA; from the coding sequence ATGAATATTATTGAATTAGTTGATACCGTCTTAGGTGAACCAACATGGATGTTTAATTGGGGAGATGCTTTTGGACGTGAAAATTATTTTTCACATCTCCTAGCTAAAATCATACTAGTAATTTATGGACTTTGTTTAGTCCTTATCTTTTTATATAGTGTTCTTCAGCTATCATTGGCTGTAAACTATAAGAAGAATCAAATAAAAGATAAAAGAAAGCCTCTTGATTTTAACCCAGAGAAAGCCCCTTTTGTAACCATTCAACTTCCGATGTTTAATGAACTTTACGTAGCGGAACGAATCATTGAGCAGGTAGCACAAATGGATTATCCATTGGATAAATTTGAAATTCAAGTATTAGATGACTCAACCGATGAGACAGTTGATGTTATAGCTAAAAAAGTTATTGAAGTACGAGAAAAATACGGAGTGAATATTGAGCATATTCACAGAACAAATCGAATCGGATATAAAGCAGGAGCATTAGCTGCAGCACTACCAGCAGCTAAGGGAGAATTTGTTGCTATTTTCGATGTTGACTTCTTACCCGATACAGACTTTCTTCAGAAAACTATTACAGAATTTGAGGCTGAAAATATTGGAGTAGTTCAAACAAGATGGGGCCATATCAATAAACATTTTTCTATCCTAACGGAATTGCAAGCATTCGGATTAGATGGTCACTTTGCAATCGAGCAAGTAGGTAGAAATTCAGTTGGACACTTTATCAACTTTAATGGTACTGGAGGGATTTGGAGAAAAGCTTGCATCGAAGATGCGGGTGGATGGCAACACGATACCTTAACTGAAGATCTAGATTTGAGTTACCGTGCACAAATGAAAGGGTGGAAATTTATTTATCTCGAAGATGTAATTGCACCGGCAGAGCTACCTATTACAATGAGTGCTTTAAAGGGGCAACAACACAGATGGATGAAGGGAGGTGCTGAATGTTTTAGAAAAATGGGAAAACGTTTATTAACTGCAAAAGGAATAAAATTCTCAGATAGGATTCATGGTTTATCTCACCTATTCAACTCTTCTATCTTTATATTTATCGTGATTATGAGTTTATTAAGTCTTCCCATTCTTCATATTAAAGATAGTTTTGAGGATCTTAATTTCATTATCCAATTTGGTAGTATATTTATACTCTCCACTCTATTCCTTATGTATTATTATTGGAATTCATATCGTGAGAAAACAGCAGATAAAAGAAAAACTAGATGGCAATTCTTTGTGCGTTTCTTCCAATTCTTAACTGTATCTATGGGATTGTCTCTTAATAATGCGGTTGCTGTAATTGAAGGTTATATGGGAATAAAGAGTTCATTTGTTAGAACTCCAAAGTTTAATGTTTCTACTATTAAGGATGGAAAGATTGAAAATAAATATGACAAAAAAGATATTTCACTAGTCACTATTTTTGAAGGGATACTTTGTTTACTTTTTGGAATAACAGCAATTAACAGATTAGCTTATGGTGATATAGGAATGGTTCCTTTTCATGCTATGCTCGCTATAGGATATGGCACAGTATTCTATCACTCCATCGCAGAAGTACATGATTCTTCCTTTGCTATAGTTCCAAAATTAAATGCTAAAACAAGCAACGTAAACGCTTAA